DNA from Nymphaea colorata isolate Beijing-Zhang1983 chromosome 4, ASM883128v2, whole genome shotgun sequence:
AAAATTGCATGACCTATATGTGCAGATATCTTGTTCCTGCTGATTTAACTGTGGGTCAACTAGTTTATGTCATACGGAAGAGGATCAAGCTCAGTCCTGAGAAAGCCATATTCATCTTCGTCAAGAATGTTCTCCCACCTACTGGTAAGAGGAAGCTAAGAGTTAACTACAATTTGCTGTCCTTTTCACGGTGGATAATAGCAAACTCTGTTGCTTTTACAGGTGCCATGATGTCCGCCATCTATGAAGAACACAAAGATGAAGATGGCTTTCTTTACATGACATACAGCGGGGAGAATACCTTTGGGTCTCCCTAATTTCACATCATAAAATGCCAACTCTGTCTCTCCTACAGCTCATAAGTCATAACTGGAGGAAATCAGACGGTTTAACCTTCCTAAGTGTAAATAAGACTACTGACTACTTTCGCCTCATACTATTCATCCTGGTTTTACGTTACTCTTCTCTCAATGCGTGTAAATATTCTGCTTGTATATAGCATTCCTTGCATCTTTATCTGTTTGAATACTTTGGAGGGTCTTTTTAGTAAAATGGTCCATCTAAATGTTTCGTGCACTAGATTTTGCCTTGGAATGCACTATACAGATGGCCCTTGTTACTTTAAGAGGATTTCTCATCTAGAGCCTGGCCTGCTAGCTACGGCCAAACTTTGGGTGAGCCCGTGGTAGATACATGTTTGATTTAAGAATAGAGTGAGACCAATCAAAGGTTAGAGACTTTGGGTAGTAAGATGGAGTGTTTCTGTGGTTTTTAGAAGAATATTACTCAAATTCTTGCGTCTTCATTGCTACGGTCTTCCTGCTTATTTGTTACCCGAGTCCTCCTTTGGTCAAGGTACTCTGTTGGCTCtgttgaaaactttgaaaatcCCCCAAATTTGGTGGTATGGAAAAGACAAAGGCAGTTTGAGTTTCTTTTATTTAACTGCATCTTTTGTATGTTGTAGGCggataaataaaagaaattcaagttTAATCGTCATTTTCTTACCCATTCAAGAgctatgtttttttatgtaaatttttcaatttctaccGAAATTCTTGGCCCCCAAcgccttttttttctcctccatctGCAAAGAATGGGAAAGGCTTTGAATTGGTAATCAATTCCTTGCATTTGATTTTCACAGTAGCCAAAATAAGTTAGGTGGGTGCCTTCCATTCCTGCCCACAATCAAAACAAGTTTTGTTAGGGTGAAAGGGACCTGCCCAGTCGAAAAAGGACAGAGATTGCATGAGTCATGCCATTGGTTCGATGCCAGCCCTCCCTCCATCCCTCACCAGTCATATAGGCAAAATTCTTCTTTGTTCGACCCTTGCTAAGCTTTGAGTTGGTGCTGGCAATTGGCAACAGCTAAGATTGAAAAATCTTCGTCTCTGTTTGACAACTTGCCTGCTTTATAGTATTGTGAATCCATCATCCACGCCAAGGTTCTGATCGATCTACTCCACCAATGCTCGTTCGGACACTGTTCAGGAGCCGTTTGATAGGTTTTTGACGGGGCAGCTGAGGCAGTTGGTTGTTCATGTATTTGGATCTAAGGTAGAACTTCAGAAGCACTTCCACTTCACCAATTTCTTAAGAATCAAAAGCTTTGGCATTTCTCCAATTTCGAAAGATGGCGTCTCAGTTCTGTGCCCCTCACTTCCCACACACGGACTTCTGACTCCAGTGTTTCAGGGGCCCCTAGACGTAGACCCGGGTGAGCGAGAAGCTAATCTCACTGCCCCAGTGAAGGCCGAAGCCGACCTTTGGTGCCGCAGTTGAATAAACTGCCAAAGTGAAAGCATCTAATTCGTGGAATTGATGTCTTTTCCTAGATAAGGCATTTCCCTGCCCCACTTTACGATGGATTCAAAAGACAAAAGACCTACATGAGCAATTCGTCGTTATATCCCTGCAAACTACTTCCCAGCCATCTGAATGCCTCCTCGCCACCTTTTTTATCCTCCTTCCAAACAGCTTCCATGGAGATGTTTGGATCAGTTCTCTCATTCTTGCCCAATCAGGTAGAAGAATGAATTTCATGGCTCAAGTTAAGGCCCCAGTAGAGGCCAGTTGTAGCCAAGCATGTCTTATCCTGAGTATGaaactttttcccttttcaaaggaaaaaaagatcccCAAGAACCAGGCCGCTTCGCATTCTAGAGGCAGACTTAGGGGGTCCAGACCAGTAGCCCCAATAAGAACAGTAACCATGGGAAACCTTCAAGGAAGTCAACTCTTAAGCCTatccatttttttaagaaattcggtctgtggatttaaatacaaatgaaggaaagtcatatatgaatctgaatctgaaaaccGATTTCACaacctgaatctgatttttacattcacatccaaaCCCGAATCCGAATTTTCAACTAAATCTagtcgattttcaaaatgtaagggcattgaATATACAATATCTGTCTAAAATTAAATTCGATCTGAATCCAaccagatatttatgtatatccaaatctgaacccGAATAAACGCcatttccaaatccaattatatttcttaatcagatattaaaattttgccCATATCGATTTTTTCAGAACAGTTCAATCGAACatccgatccaaatcagatatattgacatctatAGAAACATCTGATTGGATAGTGACAAAAGTAGTGACTTCCAGGATTAACATCGCTTATTCATCTAACAGACACGATCCCGAATCTCACATGCACCACCACAAAGAAAATAAGATCTACAAAGACAATGACCAGTTGATGAAGACTGCATTCTTGTCTTGTGTAATCTAATTGCATTCAATCTTCCTAAAACTCCATTATTTGGAACGATTCAACCAGAGAAAATGTTGTAAGATATATTTatcactaaaatgacttcaaatgacTTGGTTGTGAATATGTTACCACTTCCACCAACCAAGTTCCTCTTTGTTGAGCAATCACATCACAGTCGCTCTCATTCTCGGGAAAATCTTGCGATATTTTTTATCCGTTGTTGCTTATAGAAGA
Protein-coding regions in this window:
- the LOC116252158 gene encoding autophagy-related protein 8C-like; this encodes MANSSFKAEHPLERRKTESARIREKYPERIPVIVEKADRTDIPDIDKKKYLVPADLTVGQLVYVIRKRIKLSPEKAIFIFVKNVLPPTGAMMSAIYEEHKDEDGFLYMTYSGENTFGSP